One genomic window of Geoanaerobacter pelophilus includes the following:
- the thiC gene encoding phosphomethylpyrimidine synthase ThiC — protein MTELDHARKGIISKNMQEVAQAEGVTPEFIRNGIADGNIIICHNIKRTAGRPLAVGKGLRTKVNANIGTSADDLDISKELEKARVAVKYGADAIMDLSTGGPVDEIRRAIIAETNACIGSVPLYQAALDAVRTKKKAIVDMTVDDIFAGIIKHADDGVDFITVHCGVTRSTVERMRNEGRVMDVVSRGGAFTVEWMAYNNKENPLYEHFDRLLEIVREYDMTLSLGDGFRPGCLADATDRAQIHELIILGELTQRAQAAGVQVMIEGPGHVPLNQIEANITLQKRLCHGAPFYVLGPLVTDIAPGYDHITCAIGGAIAAAAGADFLCYVTPSEHLKLPSVQDVRDGVIASRIAAHAADISKGVKGAIEKDIQMARCRKKLDWEGQFNMALDPDRARQLRAESGVAEHGACTMCGEFCAYKVMDDAMERQAANN, from the coding sequence ATGACCGAACTGGATCACGCACGAAAAGGGATAATCTCGAAGAACATGCAGGAGGTTGCCCAAGCCGAAGGGGTAACGCCTGAATTCATAAGAAACGGCATTGCCGACGGCAACATCATCATCTGTCACAACATAAAGCGGACCGCCGGCAGACCCCTGGCTGTTGGCAAAGGATTGCGCACCAAGGTTAACGCCAATATCGGCACCTCAGCAGATGACCTGGACATATCCAAGGAGCTGGAAAAGGCCCGCGTTGCAGTGAAGTACGGTGCGGACGCCATTATGGATCTGTCAACCGGTGGCCCGGTTGACGAAATCCGGCGCGCCATCATTGCCGAAACCAACGCCTGCATCGGCTCGGTGCCGCTCTACCAGGCAGCTCTAGATGCGGTACGGACCAAAAAGAAGGCCATTGTCGATATGACGGTTGACGATATCTTTGCCGGGATCATCAAGCATGCCGATGACGGGGTTGACTTCATCACCGTCCACTGCGGCGTTACCCGCAGCACTGTGGAACGGATGCGCAACGAAGGCCGAGTAATGGATGTCGTCTCCCGCGGCGGCGCCTTTACCGTGGAGTGGATGGCCTATAATAACAAGGAAAACCCGCTCTATGAGCATTTTGACCGGCTATTGGAAATTGTCCGGGAATACGACATGACCCTGTCGCTCGGGGACGGTTTCAGGCCGGGATGCCTGGCCGATGCCACCGACCGGGCCCAGATCCATGAACTGATCATCCTCGGCGAACTGACCCAGAGAGCCCAGGCTGCAGGGGTGCAGGTGATGATCGAAGGCCCCGGACATGTGCCACTCAACCAGATCGAAGCGAACATCACTCTGCAGAAGCGCCTCTGCCACGGAGCGCCATTTTATGTCCTCGGACCGCTGGTAACCGATATCGCGCCCGGTTACGACCATATCACCTGCGCCATCGGTGGTGCCATTGCCGCCGCTGCCGGGGCCGACTTCCTCTGCTATGTCACCCCGAGCGAACATCTGAAACTGCCGTCGGTACAGGACGTGCGCGACGGGGTGATCGCCTCGCGCATTGCTGCCCATGCAGCTGATATCTCCAAAGGGGTTAAAGGGGCAATCGAAAAAGACATCCAGATGGCCAGGTGCCGCAAGAAGCTCGACTGGGAGGGGCAGTTCAACATGGCGCTCGACCCGGACCGGGCTCGTCAGCTCAGGGCCGAATCAGGAGTCGCCGAACACGGCGCCTGCACCATGTGCGGCGAGTTCTGCGCCTATAAGGTTATGGATGATGCCATGGAACGACAGGCAGCCAATAACTGA
- a CDS encoding class I SAM-dependent methyltransferase translates to MTDLVRNHYNTHPYPQVSLLASIRRCDSYALNLTSLWARFNGELLPPESQRLLLAGCGAFSPYPFSIANPQAEIIALDLSEASLARARLHLRLHGCSNVNTVAGDLLRHAPEAAPFHFIDAFGVIHHMSDPLAGLAALANSLVDGGILRLMVYSKGGRGEIESIRRALRLLRVTDEMTARRLLSRAPEGSRVAECLNGLPEARNSWGFSDAFLHPSAMTFRIDELLEMTEAVGLTPLLFAHPGAVRDVAEEVLRLRGGEISHNYLLYLGKRSLGAAPIEPGARLMLNPVLQKVVAFPGLLPHRIDNRLGFANPALDNAARRFLRRFREPVAVASLSRSDIDRVMPFHDALFLVSIR, encoded by the coding sequence ATGACCGACCTTGTCCGTAATCATTATAATACTCATCCATATCCGCAGGTCAGTCTTCTTGCCTCAATTCGGCGGTGCGACAGCTACGCGCTCAATCTGACCAGCCTCTGGGCCAGATTCAACGGTGAACTGCTGCCGCCAGAGTCCCAACGATTGCTGCTGGCCGGTTGTGGGGCTTTTTCTCCCTATCCCTTCAGCATTGCCAATCCCCAGGCAGAGATCATTGCTCTGGACCTTTCCGAGGCCTCGCTGGCCAGGGCAAGGCTGCATCTTCGGCTCCATGGCTGCAGCAATGTCAATACTGTTGCCGGTGACTTGCTGCGGCACGCGCCGGAGGCGGCTCCGTTTCATTTTATCGATGCCTTCGGGGTCATCCACCATATGAGCGATCCGTTAGCGGGGCTTGCCGCACTGGCAAATAGCCTGGTCGACGGCGGCATCCTGCGTTTGATGGTTTACAGCAAGGGAGGACGTGGTGAGATCGAATCCATCAGGAGGGCGCTCAGGTTGCTGCGCGTGACAGATGAGATGACTGCCCGAAGGTTGCTGTCACGGGCGCCGGAGGGCTCCAGGGTTGCAGAGTGCTTGAACGGCTTGCCCGAGGCAAGGAATTCGTGGGGTTTTAGTGATGCCTTCCTCCATCCGTCTGCCATGACATTCAGAATTGACGAGCTGTTGGAGATGACCGAAGCGGTTGGGCTGACGCCGCTGCTCTTTGCCCATCCCGGCGCCGTAAGGGATGTGGCTGAGGAGGTGCTGCGGCTGAGGGGGGGAGAGATCTCTCACAACTATCTGCTCTATCTCGGCAAACGGTCGCTAGGGGCGGCCCCCATTGAGCCGGGGGCCAGGCTGATGTTGAATCCGGTTTTGCAGAAGGTGGTGGCGTTCCCCGGTCTGTTGCCTCACAGGATCGATAACCGGCTCGGATTTGCAAACCCGGCGCTCGACAATGCTGCACGACGCTTCTTAAGGCGGTTTCGGGAACCGGTGGCCGTTGCGTCACTCTCCCGGAGCGATATTGACCGGGTCATGCCGTTTCATGACGCCTTATTCCTGGTCAGCATCCGCTGA
- a CDS encoding DUF4350 domain-containing protein, which produces MPRLIKVLLTAVLSLMSILPAMAEDLPVVMFDQGHNQRFLTGKEGPLHLSGLAGVFKEQGFKVETLDGPMTKDALTGAQALVISGAFNTFPPEELEAIAAYLDKGGKLAVMLHIGPPLVPLLDMLGVIVSGSVIHEQENLVKTDDINFKVTRLEAGPLTSGIEQFSLYGGWALLNERPGTTVVAKTGEKAWIDLNGDRKLSQGDAVQEFAVIVSGSYGNGKFVIFADDAIFQNQYLDENNAKLAANLATWLK; this is translated from the coding sequence ATGCCACGTTTAATCAAGGTCCTGCTTACCGCTGTTTTGTCGCTCATGTCCATCCTGCCGGCCATGGCAGAAGATCTTCCCGTTGTAATGTTCGACCAGGGCCACAACCAGCGCTTTCTTACAGGTAAAGAGGGGCCGCTGCACCTTTCCGGGCTTGCAGGCGTCTTCAAGGAGCAGGGCTTCAAGGTGGAGACCCTTGATGGTCCTATGACCAAGGACGCGTTGACCGGTGCCCAGGCATTGGTCATCTCCGGCGCCTTCAACACGTTCCCCCCGGAAGAGCTGGAGGCAATTGCCGCCTATCTGGACAAGGGAGGCAAGCTCGCCGTAATGCTCCATATCGGTCCGCCCCTGGTGCCGCTGCTCGACATGCTGGGAGTGATAGTATCAGGCAGCGTTATTCATGAACAGGAGAACCTGGTCAAAACCGACGACATCAATTTCAAGGTTACCCGGCTCGAAGCTGGACCGTTGACATCCGGCATCGAACAGTTTAGCCTCTACGGAGGTTGGGCCCTGCTCAATGAGCGCCCGGGCACGACGGTTGTAGCCAAAACCGGAGAAAAGGCCTGGATTGACCTGAACGGTGACCGCAAGCTGTCACAGGGTGACGCGGTGCAGGAGTTTGCGGTGATCGTCAGCGGCAGCTACGGCAACGGCAAATTCGTGATTTTTGCCGACGATGCCATCTTCCAGAACCAGTATCTGGATGAGAATAACGCCAAACTGGCAGCCAACCTGGCAACCTGGTTAAAATAA
- a CDS encoding RluA family pseudouridine synthase, with the protein MLEFRITEEDHCRPAGSWLRMRIPTATAGYINQLLKKGHVTVNGGTVSELRPLVAGDCVSLKESGRTRALLNAKLLAPEIDILYEDSLVLCINKPNGISMHAAAEAGETITERATTYLHARERAAHPHAAEPTFKLRPINRLDRGTSGGVFLAKSSTAAGIFGKLVMEGGLDKLYLALAAGNITGNGTIREPVEGKEALTRYSAIFSTSRCSLLALRPDTGRMHQIRIHLRHIGHPVMGDKRYGGPSLPAYQGFTLHSFRTGFTHPETGQATVIHAPLPQEFLSLVRSASQDSFSNILQQLQLLS; encoded by the coding sequence ATGCTGGAATTCCGCATCACCGAAGAGGACCATTGCCGCCCGGCCGGAAGCTGGCTAAGAATGCGGATACCAACGGCAACTGCCGGATACATCAACCAGTTGCTGAAAAAAGGGCATGTCACGGTCAACGGCGGGACAGTTTCAGAGCTGCGCCCGCTAGTTGCAGGTGATTGCGTGTCACTGAAAGAGAGTGGCCGCACCCGTGCCTTGCTGAATGCCAAATTGCTCGCGCCAGAAATAGATATCCTTTACGAAGACAGCCTGGTTCTGTGCATCAACAAACCGAACGGCATCTCAATGCACGCCGCTGCCGAGGCCGGCGAAACCATCACCGAGCGTGCCACCACCTACCTGCATGCCCGCGAACGCGCCGCCCACCCCCATGCGGCAGAACCGACCTTCAAGCTGCGCCCGATCAACCGCCTGGACCGCGGCACTTCAGGAGGGGTATTCCTCGCCAAATCCTCCACCGCAGCAGGGATCTTCGGTAAGCTGGTCATGGAGGGCGGCCTGGACAAGCTGTACCTGGCACTGGCAGCTGGTAACATCACCGGTAACGGCACGATCAGAGAACCGGTTGAAGGGAAAGAGGCTCTCACCCGCTACAGCGCCATCTTCAGCACCAGCAGATGTTCGCTGCTCGCCCTCCGCCCCGATACCGGCCGGATGCACCAGATCAGGATTCACCTGCGACACATCGGCCATCCGGTCATGGGCGACAAACGCTACGGCGGGCCGTCACTCCCGGCATACCAGGGATTCACCCTCCACTCTTTCAGGACCGGATTCACCCATCCGGAAACCGGTCAGGCAACCGTGATTCATGCCCCTCTCCCCCAGGAGTTCCTCTCTCTGGTCCGCTCAGCGAGCCAGGATAGTTTCTCCAACATCCTGCAGCAACTGCAGCTCCTTTCCTAA
- a CDS encoding AMIN domain-containing protein — MRYGIIGFVALLALVVTETSLLAATATIGSIKVAPGGSRIEIQGDQPLTYLYRKMTGGSGIMLDIAPGKTRGIVGEIPGAGLVTGIWVKELQVDGIPVTRLVIGMEKDVVVNVNRDAADAGRLVISFPSLAAPNAAMPGDPSLNDLLEPQKKAVAEPSPVKADKPVEPKLAARSTVPSIAQELAVQPEAKANTVSVPVPAPVVVSKAEAVVARTVAPIAGGQQLESVVIGNDAVEIISGVAIAHYDAFKLSGPERLVVDIPGAATTLKSREVKVGKFGVSRLRVGVYPDKTRLVFDAADAKAGLPLHIIQKTAKGLKITFAAAKGKK, encoded by the coding sequence ATGAGATACGGCATAATCGGTTTCGTTGCATTGCTGGCACTGGTGGTTACAGAGACATCCTTGCTGGCCGCCACGGCCACCATTGGTTCCATCAAGGTTGCTCCGGGTGGGTCCCGCATTGAGATCCAGGGTGACCAGCCCTTGACTTACCTGTATCGGAAGATGACCGGCGGCAGTGGCATCATGCTCGATATCGCACCGGGAAAGACCAGGGGGATTGTTGGTGAGATTCCAGGCGCAGGGTTGGTGACCGGCATCTGGGTCAAGGAGCTTCAGGTTGACGGCATTCCGGTGACTCGCCTGGTGATAGGCATGGAGAAAGATGTTGTGGTCAATGTCAACCGGGACGCGGCAGACGCTGGGCGGCTGGTGATCTCATTTCCGTCGCTGGCTGCGCCCAACGCTGCCATGCCTGGTGATCCCTCGCTGAACGATCTGCTTGAGCCGCAAAAGAAAGCAGTAGCCGAACCGTCGCCGGTTAAGGCGGACAAGCCGGTCGAACCGAAGCTTGCAGCAAGGTCGACTGTCCCATCAATTGCCCAAGAGCTTGCCGTTCAACCTGAAGCTAAGGCCAACACCGTGTCGGTTCCCGTGCCTGCTCCGGTGGTTGTGTCCAAGGCCGAGGCAGTCGTCGCCAGGACGGTTGCACCTATTGCCGGCGGACAGCAGCTGGAGTCTGTTGTTATCGGCAACGACGCAGTGGAAATAATTTCCGGTGTGGCCATTGCCCATTACGACGCGTTCAAGCTCTCTGGCCCGGAGCGGCTGGTGGTGGATATTCCAGGAGCAGCAACGACCCTGAAGAGCCGCGAAGTGAAGGTAGGTAAATTCGGGGTTTCCCGGCTGAGGGTCGGCGTTTACCCGGACAAGACCAGGCTGGTGTTTGATGCCGCTGATGCCAAGGCCGGCCTGCCGCTGCATATTATCCAGAAGACGGCTAAAGGGCTGAAAATAACCTTTGCTGCGGCCAAAGGGAAAAAATGA
- a CDS encoding formate/nitrite transporter family protein produces the protein MEKRFLTPVETVAAIVAGGKRVLTQSRGRTFVLSLLAGVYIAFGAQLSTVVTSDAANYAGLGISRFLGGSVFSLGLMLVVICGAELFTGNSLLANAALHGEISWLKLAENWTIVIVGNLLGSLFFAWLMFETRLWEGSPVAEHAIRIAAAKCRLPFMAALVRGILCNWLVCLAVMMATAAYDIPGKLMACYVPIMAFVTSGFEHSIANMYFIPAGLFLAGATGRVEAGLTWSGFFIDNLVPVTLGNILGGVIFVAFAYWFVHRRTVDEGNKSS, from the coding sequence ATGGAGAAGCGGTTCCTGACACCTGTTGAGACAGTTGCTGCAATCGTTGCCGGCGGCAAGCGGGTCCTGACCCAGTCACGGGGACGCACCTTTGTGTTGAGCCTTCTGGCAGGGGTCTATATCGCCTTTGGCGCGCAGCTGTCAACCGTGGTGACCTCGGATGCCGCGAACTATGCCGGCCTGGGAATCTCCCGCTTCCTTGGCGGGAGCGTGTTTTCTCTCGGCCTGATGCTGGTGGTGATCTGCGGCGCCGAACTCTTTACCGGCAACAGCCTGCTGGCCAACGCAGCGCTGCATGGCGAAATATCCTGGCTGAAGCTGGCGGAGAACTGGACCATCGTCATTGTTGGCAATCTGCTCGGATCGCTCTTCTTTGCCTGGCTGATGTTCGAGACCCGCTTGTGGGAAGGGAGCCCGGTTGCCGAGCATGCGATCCGGATCGCTGCGGCCAAGTGCCGCTTGCCGTTCATGGCTGCCCTGGTGCGCGGTATTCTTTGTAACTGGCTGGTCTGCCTGGCCGTGATGATGGCTACCGCAGCGTATGACATCCCGGGGAAACTGATGGCCTGCTATGTGCCGATCATGGCCTTTGTCACCAGCGGTTTCGAGCATTCCATCGCCAACATGTATTTTATCCCTGCCGGACTGTTCCTGGCTGGGGCAACCGGCAGGGTCGAGGCCGGGCTTACCTGGTCCGGTTTCTTTATCGATAACCTGGTGCCGGTGACGCTGGGGAATATTCTCGGCGGGGTTATCTTTGTGGCTTTTGCCTACTGGTTTGTCCATCGGCGCACTGTTGATGAGGGGAACAAATCATCCTGA
- a CDS encoding acylphosphatase: MPVRKRIVIAGRVQGVAFRNSTEMAAVGLGVTGWVRNLPNGDVEGCFEGEEAAVQQLVDWCRRGPSAARVDRLIEHEEFYSGEFSRFEIRY, from the coding sequence ATGCCAGTGCGGAAGAGGATTGTGATTGCCGGTCGGGTGCAGGGAGTGGCGTTTCGCAACAGTACCGAGATGGCGGCGGTTGGCCTTGGGGTGACAGGCTGGGTGCGGAACCTCCCCAACGGCGATGTGGAGGGGTGTTTCGAGGGCGAAGAGGCAGCGGTGCAGCAGCTGGTGGACTGGTGCCGTCGAGGCCCTTCTGCAGCCAGGGTTGACCGGTTGATAGAGCATGAGGAGTTTTACAGCGGCGAATTCAGCCGCTTCGAGATCAGGTATTGA
- the ligA gene encoding NAD-dependent DNA ligase LigA, with product MDLFTPWQRVDELRRLIEHHNRLYYQDDRPEITDAEYDALFRELLALEEKHPELVIPSSPTQRVGGSPLERFSQVVHRLPMLSLENAMVEADIIEFDQRVKRFLGLVADPVIEYVCEPKMDGLAVELVYEKGVLTGGSTRGDGVTGEDVTANLRTVRDIPLKLNTAEPPELFEVRGEVFLPLEPFRRFNAEREEAGEQPFANPRNAAAGSIRQLDPRIAAKRPLAFFCYAPGVVSGHGFLAQSQFLKAVQRWGIPVNPLARKVHGVAEVVAYYREMMRDRETLPYEIDGVVVKVDPFAMQAELGEKSRSPRWAIAWKFPPRQAETVVEAIMPSVGRTGVITPVAQLRPVEVSGVIVSRATLHNWEELEKKDIRVGDTVIIERAGDVIPAVVRVIVEKRTGVEQPLPVPEFCPECGSRVVKIPDEVAVRCLGLSCPAQIRESIIHFASRRAMDIEGLGDKYIEQLLSLGLVRSVADIYRLTRDDFDRFERMGDKLAENLLAAIDKSKRCDLGRLVFALGIRHVGEHTAALLAQAFGSIENLAKATEAELMAIREVGPQVARSIAGFFGEPANQAVLTALFSAGVTPAAQEKKTGGRFTGLTFVFTGSLSRFTRDEAKRMVEAEGGHAAGSVSKKTSYVVAGEEAGSKLDKARELGVPVLTEDEFLEMVGGEG from the coding sequence ATGGACCTTTTCACACCATGGCAGCGTGTTGACGAACTCCGCCGCCTGATAGAACACCACAACCGGCTGTATTACCAGGATGACCGGCCGGAGATCACCGATGCGGAGTACGATGCGCTGTTTCGCGAACTGCTGGCGCTGGAGGAGAAGCATCCAGAGCTGGTTATCCCTTCGTCACCTACGCAGCGGGTCGGTGGCAGTCCTCTTGAGAGGTTCAGCCAGGTGGTACACCGGTTGCCGATGCTCTCCCTGGAAAACGCCATGGTCGAGGCGGACATCATTGAGTTTGACCAGCGGGTCAAACGGTTTCTCGGCCTGGTTGCCGACCCGGTCATCGAATATGTCTGCGAGCCCAAGATGGATGGCCTAGCAGTGGAACTGGTCTATGAAAAAGGGGTGCTGACCGGTGGCTCCACCCGTGGCGATGGTGTAACCGGCGAGGATGTGACCGCCAACCTCCGCACGGTGCGTGACATCCCGCTGAAGCTTAATACTGCCGAGCCGCCAGAGCTGTTTGAGGTGCGGGGCGAGGTCTTCCTGCCTTTGGAACCGTTTCGCAGGTTCAATGCCGAACGGGAGGAGGCCGGGGAACAGCCGTTTGCCAACCCGCGCAACGCCGCCGCCGGCTCGATCCGCCAGCTTGATCCGCGCATTGCTGCCAAACGGCCGCTGGCATTTTTCTGCTACGCCCCAGGGGTGGTGAGCGGCCATGGTTTCCTGGCGCAAAGCCAGTTCTTAAAGGCGGTGCAGCGCTGGGGCATCCCGGTGAATCCGTTGGCGCGGAAGGTTCATGGCGTGGCCGAGGTGGTGGCGTATTACCGTGAGATGATGCGGGACCGCGAAACCCTGCCGTACGAGATCGACGGGGTGGTGGTCAAGGTCGATCCCTTTGCCATGCAGGCTGAATTGGGGGAAAAGAGCCGCTCGCCTCGCTGGGCCATCGCCTGGAAGTTTCCGCCGCGCCAGGCCGAAACCGTGGTCGAGGCGATCATGCCGTCGGTGGGCAGGACCGGGGTGATTACGCCGGTTGCCCAGTTACGGCCGGTCGAGGTCTCCGGGGTGATCGTCTCCAGGGCGACTTTGCACAACTGGGAGGAGCTGGAGAAAAAGGATATCCGGGTCGGTGATACCGTGATCATCGAGCGGGCCGGGGATGTGATCCCGGCCGTGGTCAGGGTGATCGTCGAAAAGCGGACCGGCGTTGAACAGCCGTTGCCGGTGCCGGAATTCTGCCCGGAATGCGGTTCCCGGGTGGTGAAGATCCCGGACGAAGTGGCGGTGCGCTGCCTCGGACTCTCCTGCCCGGCGCAGATCCGGGAATCGATCATCCATTTTGCTTCGCGCCGTGCCATGGATATCGAGGGGCTGGGGGACAAGTACATTGAGCAGCTCCTTTCCCTGGGGCTGGTTCGCTCGGTGGCCGACATCTACCGGCTCACCAGGGATGATTTCGACCGCTTCGAGCGGATGGGGGACAAGCTGGCGGAAAATCTGCTGGCTGCCATTGACAAGAGTAAGCGGTGTGACCTGGGTCGCCTGGTCTTTGCCCTTGGCATCCGCCACGTGGGGGAGCATACCGCGGCATTGCTGGCGCAGGCGTTTGGCAGTATCGAGAACCTCGCCAAAGCTACCGAGGCAGAGTTGATGGCGATTCGCGAGGTTGGGCCGCAGGTGGCGCGCTCCATAGCCGGATTCTTTGGCGAGCCTGCCAACCAGGCGGTACTGACGGCATTGTTCAGCGCAGGGGTCACCCCGGCGGCCCAGGAGAAGAAGACCGGCGGGCGCTTTACCGGCTTGACCTTTGTCTTTACCGGTTCGCTCTCCCGCTTTACCAGGGACGAAGCCAAGCGGATGGTAGAGGCTGAAGGTGGCCACGCGGCCGGATCAGTCTCGAAAAAGACCAGCTACGTAGTTGCCGGGGAAGAGGCCGGGAGTAAGCTGGACAAGGCTCGGGAACTGGGCGTGCCGGTACTGACTGAAGACGAATTCCTGGAGATGGTTGGAGGTGAGGGATAA